The Solicola gregarius DNA window GTGGAGATAGCCGATGCGCTCCGGGTACTTCCGGATCAGCGCCAGGTTGTCGCCGCCGTAGTACGCGACGTGGCCGGTGTCGAGACAGAGGTTGACGTACGCCGGGTCGGTCGACTCGACGAAGCGCTCGATATCGGGCTGGTAACCCACATGGCTGTCGGCGTGGGAGTGGAACTGCAGGCGCAGGCCGTACTCGTCGAGGATCCGCCGCCCGAGCTCGTCCATGCCCTCGGTCAGCGACCGCCACTGCTGCGCGGTCAGCTCGCGGTTCTCCAACGGCGCGCCGGTCTTGTGGTCGCGCCAAGGGTCAGGGATCACCACGATGTGCTCGCCACCCATGGCCTTCGTCAGGCCCGCGACGTCGGAGACCTGCTTCCACACGTCGTCCCACGAGTCGGGCCGGTGCAGATGCTCGAACACCGTGCCCGCCGAGACCCGCAGCCCACGCGCCTCCAATGCGTCGCCGAGCTCGCCCGGGTCGGTCGACAGATAGCCGTACGGCCCGAGCTCGATCCACTCGTATCCGGCGGCCGCTACCTCGTCCAGGAAGCGGCCCGCCGCGGTCTGCGCGGAGTCGTCCGCGAACCACACCCCCCACGAGTCGGGGGCCGAGCCGATGTGGATGGTCATGCGTTCTCCTGTCCGTTCGTCGGCCGCAGGTAGGTTCGCTGCGCCGTCTTGTGCTTGTCGTAGACCCCCCGCGCCTCGCGGGTCGAGTCGAGTGCCGAGGTCTCCGCGACCGGAACGTCCCACCACGACTCGGAGTCGGGTGCGCCGGCGAACGGGTCGGTCTCGACGTGGATGACGGTCGTACGCTCGGCGGCCTTCGCCGCCCGGATGGCGTCGGTGAGCTCGGCCGTCGTCGCCGCACGTACGACCTCGGCGCCCAGGCTGCGCGCGTTGGCCGCGAGGTCGACCGGCAGCCGGTCGCCGTCGAGGCGTCCGGACTCCGATCGGTAGCGGTACTTCGTACCGAACCGTTGCGAGCCGAGCGACTCCGAGAGCGCGCCGATCGACGCGTACCCGTGGTTCTGCACGAGTACGACGATCAGCTTGAGCCCTTCTTGCACGGCGGTGACGAGCTCGGTCGCCATCATCAGGTACGAGCCGTCGCCGACCATCACCACGACGTCGCGGTCGGGGCTGGCCAGCTTCACGCCGATGCCGCCGGCGACCTCGTATCCCATGCAGGAGTAGCCGTACTCGACGTGGTATCCGTGCGCATCGCGTACCCGCCACAGCTTGTGCAGGTCACCCGGCATCGAACCGGCGGCACAGACCACGACGTCGCGCGCGTCGATGGTTTCGTTCACGGCACCCAACACCGCGCTCTGGCTCAGCAGCGCGCCCACCGGCTCGTCCGGGTGGTACGCAGCGTCGACGATCGTGTCCCAGTCGGCTCGGCGGCGTGCGATCTCGTCGTCGTACGCGGCCGCGACGCCGTGGCCGGCGAGTCGCTCGGCGAGCGTATCGAGCGTCACGCGCGCATCGGCGACGACCTCGAACCCGGCGTGCTTGACCGCGTCAACCCTTGCCACGTTGACGTTCACGAACCGCACGTCGTCGCGCTGGAACGCCGTACGACTCGCGGTGGTGAAATCGCTGAAGCGGGTACCGATGCCGATCACCACATCGGCGTCGCGAGCGAGTGCATTGGCCGCGGGCGTACCCGTCGACCCGATCGCGCCAACACACTGCGGGTGGCCGGACACCAGAGATCCCTTACCTGCCTGCGTCTGCCCGACCGGGATGCCGGTCTGCTCACAGAACCGGGCAAGCGCCTCCGTCGCACCCGAGTAGACGACCCCGCCACCGGCGACGATCAGCGGACGCTCGGCCGAACGGATCAGCTCTGCGGCCTCGGCGACCACATCCGGCTCGGGCATCGGACGCCCGACCCTCCAGACCCTGCGCTCGAAGAGCTCATCGGGCCAGTCGTACGCCTGCGCCTGCACGTCTTGAGGCAGGCACAGCGTGACGGCGCCGGTCTCGGCCGGATCGGTCAGCACCCGCATCGCGGCACGCAGCGCGGCCGGCGCCTGCTCCGGCCGGGTGATCCGATCGAAGTAGCGGGAGACCGGCCGGAACGTGTCGTTGACGTTGACGTCTCCGGCCTGTGGGTTCTCCAGCTCCTGCAGCAGCGGCGCGGCGCTCCGGTCGGCGAACGTGTCGGACGGCAGGAGCAGCACGGGTAGTCGGTTGACCGTCGCCAGCGCAGCACCCGTGACCATGTTGGTGGCACCTGGCCCGACGCTCGTCGTGACGGCGTACGTCTGCAGTCGGTCACTCGCCCGCGCGTACGCGACGGCGCTGTGCACCATCGCCTGCTCGTTGCGGCCGAGGACGTACGGCAGCGCGTGCGGGTCGTCGAGCTCAGACTCCAACAGTGCTTGACCGATGCCGGCGACGTTGCCGTGCCCGAAGATGCCGAAGCATCCGGCGATCAGCCGACGCTGGACCCCATCGCGTTCGCTGTACTGCGCCGAGAGGAAACGTACGACCGCCTGCGCCACGGTGAGCCGGATCGTCATCATGCACCGCCATCCAGTCGTGGGTCGATCTGCTGGTCGGCCCAGGTCTCGCGCACGAACGCGTGGTCGGGGTGATCGGAGATCCGCCAGGCGCGCTCGGGCGCCGGGCCGGCCATGACGTTGAGGTAGTACATGTCGAACCCGGGACCGGCGACACATGGACCGTGCCAGCCATAGGGCACCAGCGCGGTGTCGCCTTGGTGCACCTCGACCAGCACATCGATATCGCCTGCGGGCGACGACGACGTGCGGTGGAAGCCGAAGCCCGGTTCGCCTGCGGGGCCGGAAGCGATCTCGAAGTAGTAGATCTCCTCGAGTTCGGACTCCGCATCGGTGTGCTCGTCATGCTTGTGTGCCGGGTAGCTCGACCAGTTGCCGCTCGGTGTGACCACCTCGCACGCGATGGCGGCACCCGCGTCGAACGCGTCGGCCGTGCCGAAGTTGCGTACCTCGCGGCTGCACTGGCCGGCGCCGCGCAGCTCCACGGCGACGTCGGTGCGCGGCACGTACCGGAACTCCATCGCCCGCTCGGTGCGCGCTCCCGCGAGGGCGAACCTCCCGCCCTCGAGCGAGCTCACGGTGAACGTCGAGCGGATCGGCACGTACGCGAAGTCGCTCGGACCGGCGAAGACGTCGGTGCGACCTTCGAGGGTGAAGACCCGGTCGTCGCACTCGACCTCCGCCGACCCGGCGAGCGGAAGTACGAACAGCTCGTCGCCTCCCGACGCGATGGTGCGCGTGCCCCCGGCGGACAGCGTCAGGATCCGCAGTCCCGAGTAACCGCAACCGGCGGACTCGGGCGTCACCAGCACGTCGTAGCCGTCGGCGGCGGCTCGGCCGGAGGGTAGGAACAACTCTGCCGTCATCGGCGCTCTCCTCTCATCGACTCCGCCCTTCAGCGAACCAGGGACACGGCCGTATCGACCGCCGCGGTCACGTCGTCGTCGGCCGGGTAGAGCAGCGTGCGGCCGACCATCAGCCCGCGTACGGACGGCAGCGTCAGCGCGCGCTGCCACTGCGTGTACGTGGCGTCCGGGTCGCCGTTCGGATCACCGCCGAGCAGCAAGGTCGGCAGCGTGGTCGCCCGCATAACGGACTCCATGTCGTCGACCACAGGGAGTTTGAGCCAGGTGTACGCACTCGAGGCGCCAAGCCCCTGTGCGATGTGAACCGACAGCGCCACCTCGGATGCGCGCAGGTCGTTGACGACGCCCCGGTCGACGCGACGGGAGATGAACGGCTCGATCATCGCGACCCGGCCGGCGCGTGCGAGCTCGGAGACCGCGCGCCCGCACGACTCCATCGTGGTGACCGTCGACGGGTCGTCGAGGTCGATACGCAGCAGCATCTT harbors:
- a CDS encoding sugar phosphate isomerase/epimerase family protein — encoded protein: MTIHIGSAPDSWGVWFADDSAQTAAGRFLDEVAAAGYEWIELGPYGYLSTDPGELGDALEARGLRVSAGTVFEHLHRPDSWDDVWKQVSDVAGLTKAMGGEHIVVIPDPWRDHKTGAPLENRELTAQQWRSLTEGMDELGRRILDEYGLRLQFHSHADSHVGYQPDIERFVESTDPAYVNLCLDTGHVAYYGGDNLALIRKYPERIGYLHLKQVDPAIVAQVEAEDLSFPEAVRRGVMVEPPTGEPPMEPVLQAAGALGRDLYAIVEQDMYPCEPDVPLPIARRTHTYLAGCGGVTLDIGTQR
- the iolD gene encoding 3D-(3,5/4)-trihydroxycyclohexane-1,2-dione acylhydrolase (decyclizing), translated to MTIRLTVAQAVVRFLSAQYSERDGVQRRLIAGCFGIFGHGNVAGIGQALLESELDDPHALPYVLGRNEQAMVHSAVAYARASDRLQTYAVTTSVGPGATNMVTGAALATVNRLPVLLLPSDTFADRSAAPLLQELENPQAGDVNVNDTFRPVSRYFDRITRPEQAPAALRAAMRVLTDPAETGAVTLCLPQDVQAQAYDWPDELFERRVWRVGRPMPEPDVVAEAAELIRSAERPLIVAGGGVVYSGATEALARFCEQTGIPVGQTQAGKGSLVSGHPQCVGAIGSTGTPAANALARDADVVIGIGTRFSDFTTASRTAFQRDDVRFVNVNVARVDAVKHAGFEVVADARVTLDTLAERLAGHGVAAAYDDEIARRRADWDTIVDAAYHPDEPVGALLSQSAVLGAVNETIDARDVVVCAAGSMPGDLHKLWRVRDAHGYHVEYGYSCMGYEVAGGIGVKLASPDRDVVVMVGDGSYLMMATELVTAVQEGLKLIVVLVQNHGYASIGALSESLGSQRFGTKYRYRSESGRLDGDRLPVDLAANARSLGAEVVRAATTAELTDAIRAAKAAERTTVIHVETDPFAGAPDSESWWDVPVAETSALDSTREARGVYDKHKTAQRTYLRPTNGQENA
- the iolB gene encoding 5-deoxy-glucuronate isomerase; protein product: MTAELFLPSGRAAADGYDVLVTPESAGCGYSGLRILTLSAGGTRTIASGGDELFVLPLAGSAEVECDDRVFTLEGRTDVFAGPSDFAYVPIRSTFTVSSLEGGRFALAGARTERAMEFRYVPRTDVAVELRGAGQCSREVRNFGTADAFDAGAAIACEVVTPSGNWSSYPAHKHDEHTDAESELEEIYYFEIASGPAGEPGFGFHRTSSSPAGDIDVLVEVHQGDTALVPYGWHGPCVAGPGFDMYYLNVMAGPAPERAWRISDHPDHAFVRETWADQQIDPRLDGGA
- a CDS encoding class I fructose-bisphosphate aldolase, which codes for MNRHPAFVHDYDELTDVRAREPERIGELFAARTRRARTPDDGRLMIIACDHPARGAISVRGRPDAMSDRRDLLDRLTTALARPGVDGVLATADIVEDLLLLGALEDKLVFASLNRGGLAGSVFEMDDRFTAYDVRGAVDAGLDGAKMLLRIDLDDPSTVTTMESCGRAVSELARAGRVAMIEPFISRRVDRGVVNDLRASEVALSVHIAQGLGASSAYTWLKLPVVDDMESVMRATTLPTLLLGGDPNGDPDATYTQWQRALTLPSVRGLMVGRTLLYPADDDVTAAVDTAVSLVR